Proteins encoded in a region of the Saccharomyces eubayanus strain FM1318 chromosome V, whole genome shotgun sequence genome:
- the ISC1 gene encoding inositol phosphosphingolipid phospholipase, translating into MSDDNTAYSIKFLTFNTWGLKYVSKHRKERLRAIADKLAGHSTLTPIAEEFLSSATEGEEEYDVIALQEIWCVEDWKYLASACAAKYPHQRLFHSGILTGPGLAILSKVPIESTFLYRFPINGRPSAVLRGDWYVGKSVAITVLNTGTRPIAIMNSHMHAPYALQGDAAYLCHRSCQAWDFSRLIKLYRQAGYAVIVVGDLNSKPGSLPHKFLTMEAGLIDSWEQLHGTQDLEAISRMGPLQQLLNGCTTCDSLLNTWRAHRQPDEACRLDYALIDPEFLQTVDAGVRFTERIPHLDCSVSDHFAYSCTLNVLPQGVETRPATSATGARAHARDLLLQKYSNYETMIECLHTYMKTAQRQKFLRGVHFWASVLLLIATLVVTTFTANRAGWSSILWVLFAIAVSITGTIDGGISFLFGRSEIRALIEVEQEVLDAERHLQTFLSKK; encoded by the coding sequence ATGTCCGATGACAATACCGCTTACTCTATAAAGTTTCTGACGTTCAACACGTGGGGGTTGAAGTACGTCTCCAAGCACCGCAAGGAGCGGCTCAGAGCAATTGCCGACAAGCTGGCGGGCCATTCCACGCTGACCCCGATAGCAGAGGAGTTTTTGTCCAGTGCCACCGAGGGCGAAGAGGAGTACGACGTGATTGCGCTGCAAGAGATCTGGTGTGTGGAGGACTGGAAGTACCTGGCCTCGGCGTGTGCCGCCAAGTACCCGCACCAGCGTCTGTTCCACTCCGGGATTCTCACCGGGCCCGGACTGGCCATCCTGTCCAAGGTACCCATAGAGTCGACCTTTCTGTACCGGTTCCCCATCAACGGTAGGCCCAGCGCGGTGCTCCGCGGCGACTGGTATGTGGGGAAGTCCGTCGCCATCACCGTGCTGAACACGGGCACGCGTCCCATTGCCATAATGAACAGTCACATGCACGCCCCGTACGCCCTGCAGGGCGACGCGGCGTACCTGTGCCACAGGTCTTGCCAGGCCTGGGACTTCAGCAGGCTCATCAAGCTGTACAGACAGGCAGGGTACGCGGTGATTGTGGTTGGCGACTTGAACTCCAAACCGGGGTCGCTGCCCCACAAGTTTCTCACGATGGAGGCCGGGCTGATCGATTCTTGGGAACAGCTGCATGGGACGCAGGACCTGGAAGCGATTTCGCGCATGGGCCCGTTGCAACAGTTGCTCAACGGCTGCACCACGTGCGACTCGCTGCTAAACACCTGGAGGGCCCACAGACAGCCCGATGAGGCGTGCCGTCTGGACTACGCGCTCATCGACCCGGAGTTCTTACAGACTGTCGATGCCGGTGTCCGGTTCACCGAAAGGATCCCTCACTTGGACTGCAGCGTTTCCGACCACTTCGCGTACTCGTGCACCTTGAATGTACTGCCCCAGGGCGTGGAGACGCGTCCCGCCACCTCAGCAACGGGGGCCAGGGCCCACGCCCGGGACCTGCTCCTGCAGAAGTACTCCAACTACGAAACCATGATAGAATGCCTCCACACGTACATGAAGACCGCGCAGAGACAGAAGTTCTTGCGCGGCGTGCACTTCTGGGCCTCAGTGCTGCTGCTGATTGCGACGCTGGTCGTGACGACGTTCACCGCCAACAGGGCGGGCTGGTCGTCCATCCTGTGGGTTCTTTTCGCCATTGCCGTCTCGATCACGGGAACCATCGACGGTGGGATTTCGTTTCTGTTTGGCAGGTCTGAAATCAGAGCGCTTATCGAGGTGGAGCAGGAGGTCCTGGATGCGGAACGCCATCTGCAAACCTTTCTGAGCAAAAAATGA
- the SBH2 gene encoding Arf family guanine nucleotide exchange factor SBH2, producing the protein MASSVPPGGQRILQKRRQAQSVKEKQAKQTPTSARQAGHGGSSSSVLKLYTDEANGFRVDSLVVLFLSAGFIFSVIGLHLLSKFTHII; encoded by the coding sequence ATGGCAAGTTCGGTTCCACCAGGGGGTCAGCGTATTctacaaaagagaagaCAGGCGCAATCTGTCAAGGAGAAGCAAGCGAAGCAAACTCCTACTTCCGCCAGACAGGCTGGTCACGGCGGGTCGTCGAGCTCGGTGTTGAAGTTGTACACGGACGAGGCCAACGGGTTCAGGGTCGACTCGCTTGTCGTGTTGTTTCTATCCGCCGGGTTCATTTTCTCCGTCATAGGCCTGCATCTGTTGTCGAAGTTTACacatattatataa
- the BIM1 gene encoding microtubule-binding protein BIM1, which yields MSAGIGESRTELLTWLNGLLNLNYKKVEECGTGAAYCQIMDSIYGDLPMNRVKFNAAAEYEFQTNYKILQSCFSKHGIEKTVYVDKLIRCKFQDNLEFLQWLKKHWIRYKDESAYDPDSRRKYRPIMTNNSATKTRTPSNPISTRRSLSTGTSNSIPGGPPIRHSSLGVTTGRKTSATQGQLNAMQAELSNAQETIGSLNEEIEQYKGTVSTLEIEREFYFNKLRDIEILVHTTQDLINEGVYKFDDETITGRGAGNGGALLRFVKKVESILYATAEGFEMNGGEGEQQEEDGGKSGAVQNGNMFENGNGNGQEDNDDVIMQNDGSQVGVNSNLIIDEETF from the coding sequence ATGAGTGCAGGTATTGGCGAATCACGTACAGAACTGCTCACTTGGCTGAATGGGCTTCTTAACCTGAACTATaaaaaagttgaagaaTGTGGGACTGGAGCAGCATATTGCCAAATAATGGACTCAATTTATGGAGATTTGCCGATGAACAGAGTGAAATTTAATGCTGCGGCAGAATATGAGTTCCAAACAAACTACAAAATCCTACAGAGCTGTTTTAGCAAACACGGAATTGAGAAAACCGTTTACGTCGATAAGTTGATCAGGTGTAAATTCCAAGATAATTTAGAATTTTTACAATGGTTGAAGAAGCATTGGATTCGATATAAAGACGAAAGTGCGTATGATCCGGATTCCCGACGCAAGTACCGTCCTATTATGACGAACAATAGCGCCACCAAGACTCGCACGCCATCCAACCCTATCAGTACAAGAAGGTCATTAAGCACAGGAACAAGCAACTCTATACCAGGAGGCCCACCAATAAGACATTCTTCACTAGGGGTGACGACTGGTAGGAAAACCAGTGCTACCCAAGGTCAGTTAAATGCGATGCAAGCTGAATTATCCAATGCACAGGAAACAATTGGTTCATTGAATGAAGAGATAGAACAGTACAAGGGAACAGTGAGCACTTTGGAGATTGAGAGAGAGTTTTATTTCAACAAGCTGCGCGATATTGAGATCCTGGTCCATACCACGCAAGACTTAATTAATGAAGGCGTTTATaaatttgatgatgagACTATCACGGGCCGTGGCGCTGGGAATGGCGGTGCTTTATTACGGTTTGTTAAGAAAGTGGAGAGCATATTGTATGCCACTGCGGAAGGATTTGAAATGAATGGTGGCGAAGGTGAACAACAGGAGGAAGATGGGGGAAAAAGTGGTGCTGTACAGAACGGAAATATGTTCGAAAACGGCAATGGCAATGGCCAGGAAGATAACGATGACGTGATAATGCAGAATGACGGAAGTCAGGTTGGTGTGAACAGTAATTTGATTATTGACGAGGAgactttttga
- the AFG3 gene encoding AAA family ATPase AFG3: MMMWQRCARGAPRSWTSLPLARAGAVSTARPILLRSFVRLPAGRSGCRSLTTTNTVYRAASVRSFHLSAARSNENKPNDTKDKDKDNNKNKNEEDDADPNKKKEFNSPSEYFRSKEFKNTMFLTIGFTIIFTLLTPSNNNSADDSNRILTFQDFKTKYLEKGLVSKIYVVNKFLVEAELVNTKQVVSFTIGSVDIFEEQMDQIQDLLNIPPRDRIPVKYIERSSPFAVLFPFLPTVILLGGLYFITRKINSSPPNANGGAGGGGLGGMFNVGKSRAKLFNKETDIKISFKNVAGCDEAKQEIMEFVHFLKNPAKYTKLGAKIPRGAILSGPPGTGKTLLAKATAGEANVPFFSVSGSEFVEMFVGVGASRVRDLFTQARSMSPSIIFIDEIDAIGKERGKGGALGGANDEREATLNQLLVEMDGFTTSDQVVVLAGTNRPDVLDNALMRPGRFDRHIQIDSPDVNGRQQIYLVHLRKLNLDPLLKDDMDNLSGKLATLTPGFTGADIANACNEAALIAARHNDQYITIYHFEQAIERVIAGLEKKTRVLSKEEKRSVAYHEAGHAVCGWFLKYADPLLKVSIIPRGQGALGYAQYLPADQYLISKDQFKHRMIMALGGRVSEELHFPSVTSGAHDDFKKVTQMANAMVTSLGMSPKIGYLSFDQNDGNFKVNKPFSNKTARTIDLEVKSIVDDAHQACKELLTKNLDKVDLVAKELLRKEAITREDMIRLLGPRPFKERNEAFEKYLDPKKTEPPVAPAPTN; the protein is encoded by the coding sequence ATGATGATGTGGCAACGATGCGCAAGGGGTGCGCCACGCTCGTGGACTTCACTCCCGCTCGCCAGAGCTGGTGCCGTATCAACTGCAAGGCCGATTCTGCTGCGCTCATTCGTACGCTTGCCCGCTGGTCGCAGTGGCTGTCGCAGTCTAACAACCACCAATACGGTGTACCGTGCCGCCTCCGTACGTTCATTCCATCTCTCTGCAGCAAGATCCAATGAAAACAAGCCAAACGATACCAAGGACAAGGACAaggacaacaacaaaaacaagaatgaagaagacgatgcCGACcccaacaagaagaaggagtTCAACTCGCCATCCGAGTACTTCAGGTCCAaggaattcaaaaacacaATGTTTTTGACCATCGGGTTCACCATCATATTCACCCTACTGACGCCCTCCAATAACAACTCCGCAGACGATTCCAACCGCATCCTCACATTTCAGGacttcaaaacaaaataccTGGAAAAGGGCCTCGTTTCCAAGATCTACGTCGTCAACAAGTTCCTCGTGGAGGCCGAGCTGGTCAACACGAAGCAGGTCGTCTCGTTCACCATCGGCTCCGTAGatatctttgaagaacaaatgGACCAGATCCAGGACCTTTTGAATATCCCTCCCCGCGATCGAATCCCCGTCAAGTACATCGAGAGATCCTCCCCCTTCGCCGTTCTGTTCCCCTTCCTGCCCACCGTAATCTTGCTTGGTGGGCTCTACTTCATAACAAGGAAAATCAATAGCTCGCCCCCCAATGCCAACGGCGGCGCCGGTGGTGGAGGTCTTGGCGGCATGTTCAATGTCGGCAAGTCCAGAGCAAAACTTTTCAACAAGGAAACCGACATAAAGATATCCTTCAAGAACGTTGCTGGCTGCGACGAGGCCAAACAGGAAATCATGGAGTTCGTccatttcttgaagaaCCCGGCCAAGTACACCAAACTGGGCGCCAAGATCCCCCGAGGCGCCATTCTTTCCGGGCCTCCAGGTACCGGTAAGACCCTCTTGGCCAAGGCCACCGCGGGCGAGGCCAACGTGCCCTTCTTTTCCGTGTCTGGTTCCGAGTTCGTGGAAATGTTTGTTGGGGTGGGTGCTTCCCGTGTAAGAGACTTGTTCACCCAGGCCAGATCCATGTCCCCCTCCATCATCTTCATAGACGAAATCGACGCTATCGGTAAAGAAAGAGGCAAAGGTGGCGCTCTTGGTGGCGCCAACGACGAAAGGGAAGCCACTTTGAACCAGTTGCTGGTGGAAATGGACGGGTTCACCACTTCCGACCAAGTCGTTGTTCTTGCCGGTACAAATAGACCCGACGTGCTGGATAACGCCCTGATGAGGCCGGGGAGATTCGACAGACATATTCAAATCGACTCACCCGACGTTAATGGCAGACAACAAATCTATTTGGTTCACTTGAGAAAACTGAATCTGGATCCTCTTCTCAAAGACGATATGGACAATCTTTCCGGGAAACTGGCTACATTGACCCCAGGTTTCACCGGTGCAGACATCGCTAATGCTTGCAACGAGGCGGCTTTAATTGCTGCCAGACACAACGACCAATACATTACCATTTACCATTTTGAACAAGCCATTGAAAGAGTCATTGCTGGGCtcgaaaaaaagacaagagttctttccaaagaggaaaaaagatCCGTGGCTTATCACGAAGCCGGCCATGCTGTTTGTGGttggtttttgaaatacGCTGATCCACTTTTGAAAGTAAGCATCATCCCACGTGGCCAAGGTGCTCTGGGTTACGCTCAATACTTGCCGGCAGACCAATATTTGATATCCAAGGACCAATTCAAACACAGGATGATCATGGCCCTTGGTGGTCGTGTCTCTGAAGAATTGCACTTCCCCTCCGTGACTAGCGGTGCTCAtgatgatttcaaaaaagtaACTCAAATGGCAAATGCAATGGTCACGTCTTTAGGCATGTCGCCCAAGATCGGCTATTTATCATTCGACCAAAATGACGGGAATTTCAAAGTCAACAAACCCTTCAGCAATAAAACGGCAAGAACCATCGATTTGGAAGTTAAGTCCATTGTGGATGATGCTCATCAAGCTTGTAAAGAATTGCTAACCAAGAACCTGGACAAAGTCGACCTTGTCGCCAAAGAGCTGCTGCGTAAAGAAGCCATTACCAGAGAAGATATGATTAGATTATTAGGTCCAAGACCATTCAAAGAGAGAAATgaagcttttgaaaaatacctggatccaaagaaaactgaaCCTCCAGTGGCACCTGCACCAACGAACTAA
- the SPC25 gene encoding kinetochore-associated Ndc80 complex subunit SPC25: MTSIDAFGNLEHRMDAFQQDVAQVLSRQQDHARQQLQRFQEEMRHLHGQHQNLVDELQRLAAQRTALQQQIRAAEQATSTTREQWRGYHEREGELSRRQLTLAAQSRELDSLLQQRGAE, from the coding sequence ATGACAAGCATAGACGCGTTCGGCAACCTCGAGCACCGAATGGATGCGTTCCAGCAAGACGTGGCCCAGGTGCTGTCCCGCCAACAAGACCACGCGCGCCAGCAACTGCAGCGTTTCCAAGAGGAAATGCGCCACTTGCACGGCCAGCATCAGAACCTCGTTGACGAACTGCAACGGCTTGCCGCCCAGCGCACAGCTCTGCAGCAGCAGATTCGCGCGGCCGAGCAGGCCACCAGCACCACCAGAGAGCAGTGGCGAGGATACCACGAGCGCGAGGGCGAGCTGTCTAGACGGCAGCTGACACTGGCGGCTCAGTCGCGCGAGCTGGACTCGCTGCTGCAACAGCGCGGCGCGGAGT
- the HEM14 gene encoding oxygen-dependent protoporphyrinogen oxidase, which translates to MITPLTKLKPNAKVAVVGGGVSGLCFTYFLSKLRPDVQVTLFESQKRTGGWIYSCATKDESGKPIMVEKGPRTLRGVSDGTVVIMDTLRDLGKEAMVQSIEKGCTADKKFLLDPSDKLVQVPDSISTTLKFLFNPLGKGLIPGMLGEWFRKKSPHPGQDESVESVLNRRFGNDYISKNMISALLRGIYGDDVALLSAKRTFKKIYYNELKHGSNTQAMFDNMREKSKNKKKDGHSQALTGCLNDYVMAFGKDKSNLLDLANTLKKYPMLGLVGGLETFPKIVRNALNEFSNVEIVTNEPVTQVIKSSSNAKTIGLKVQSGDKYEGFDHLRLTITPSKIAELLPKDEDSLSKLLNEIQSNTILLVNYYLPNKDVLNADQHGFGYLVPKSNKNPGKLLGVIFDSVIERNFKPLFNKNFQNSKALKEYTKLTAMIGGDMLNEHGVPVIPSKEVTISAVKDALNRHLGINNDDLEAGHWEFTIADKCLPRFHVGYDAWQDKAEKRFQDAYGQTVSLGGMGFSRSPGVPDVIVDGFNDALQLGQ; encoded by the coding sequence ATGATAACACCATTGACCAAGTTGAAACCAAATGCCAAAGTCGCCGTAGTTGGAGGAGGTGTTTCTGGACTATGTTTTACATACTTCTTAAGTAAATTAAGACCGGATGTTCAAGTTACATTATTCGAATCACAGAAAAGAACAGGGGGTTGGATATACTCATGTGCTACAAAGGATGAGAGCGGGAAACCGATTATGGTAGAGAAGGGACCCAGGACGTTGAGGGGTGTATCTGACGGGACTGTTGTAATTATGGATACCCTTAGAGATCTAGGTAAAGAAGCAATGGTGCAGAGTATTGAAAAGGGCTGCACTGCGGACAAGAAGTTCCTACTAGACCCCAGTGATAAACTGGTGCAAGTTCCTGACTCAATATCGACAACTTTaaaattccttttcaatcCATTGGGGAAAGGACTTATTCCAGGCATGTTGGGAGAATGGTTCAGGAAAAAATCACCACATCCCGGACAAGACGAAAGCGTTGAATCAGTACTAAACAGAAGGTTTGGTAATGACTACATATCGAAAAACATGATTAGCGCTTTATTAAGGGGCATTTATGGGGATGATGTTGCTTTGTTAAGTGCTAAGAGgacattcaagaaaatttacTACAACGAACTTAAGCACGGATCTAACACGCAAGCAATGTTTGATAATATGCGAGAGAAGtctaaaaataaaaaaaaagacggTCATAGTCAGGCCTTAACTGGATGTCTTAATGATTATGTAATggcatttggaaaagataAATCGAACTTATTGGATCTAGCAAacactttgaagaaatatcCCATGCTAGGTTTAGTCGGTGGGTTAGAAACTTTTCCCAAAATAGTCAGAAATGCCTTAAATGAGTTCAGTAATGTCGAAATAGTTACCAACGAGCCAGTGACGCAAGTCATCAAATCCAGCTCTAATGCAAAAACCATTGGGTTGAAAGTGCAGTCAGGTGACAAATACGAAGGATTCGACCATTTAAGGCTTACTATAACACCATCCAAAATCGCCGAGTTACTACCGAAGGATGAAGATTCTCTGTCCAAGCTGTTAAATGAGATCCAATCAAATACAATTCTTTTGGttaattattatttaccAAACAAGGATGTGTTGAATGCCGATCAACATGGGTTTGGTTACTTGGTACCTAAATCTAATAAGAATCCAGGGAAATTGCTTGGTGTGATTTTTGATTCTGTCATTGAAAGGAATTTCAAACCACTTTTCAATAAGAACTTTCAAAACTCTAAAGCTCTCAAGGAATACACAAAACTGACTGCCATGATAGGAGGTGATATGCTGAATGAACACGGTGTGCCTGTTATTCCATCCAAGGAAGTGACTATTAGTGCCGTAAAAGATGCACTAAACCGTCACCTAGGCATCAACAACGACGACCTAGAAGCCGGCCACTGGGAATTCACTATTGCAGATAAATGTCTCCCAAGATTCCATGTGGGCTACGACGCATGGCAAGACAAGGCCGAAAAGAGGTTTCAAGATGCTTACGGCCAGACTGTTTCACTGGGCGGAATGGGGTTCTCCAGAAGTCCAGGTGTCCCCGATGTTATTGTAGATGGCTTCAACGATGCCCTCCAACTCGGCCAATAA
- the FAA2 gene encoding medium-chain fatty acid-CoA ligase FAA2 → MSTRDYALTDLIESDPRFESLKIKLANYRKGSDEYIQELYSQLPLTSWPNYKRYLKKQAAATPNSDNKAGFSPIYRSSLSSEHLISCVDKNLKTAYDHFMFSVRNWPQRDCLGSRPFDKATGTWEETYHFESFSTVSKKCHYIGSGILSLVNTKRKRQLDANDFTVAILSHNNPEWVLTDLACQAYSLTNTALYETLGPQTSEYILNLTEAPILIFAKSNMYHVLKMLPGMKFINTLVCMDKLSDNELKMLNDSLIPIETNSLNEKITLFSLDQVERIGSLNEIPAIPPTPDSLYTISFTSGTTGLPKGVEMTQRNIASGIAFAFSTFRIPPDKRNQQLYDMCFLPLAHIFERMVVLYDLAIGFGIGFLHKPDPTVLVDDLKVLKPYAVALVPRILTRFEAGIKNALDKSAVQRNVANTILDSKSARFTTKGGPDKSVMNSLVYHRVLIDKIRESLGLSNNSFIITGSAPISKDTLLFLRSALDIGIRQGYGLTETFAGVCLSEPFEKDVGSCGAIGVSAECRLKSVPEMGYHADKDLKGELQLRGPQVFERYYKNPDETAKAIDQDGWFSTGDVAFIDVKGRINVIDRVKNFFKLAHGEYIAPEKIENIYLSSCPYITQIFVFGDSLKTFLIGIVGIDVDAVRSTLAAKHPKVRKWTGEQLVENLNEDKKLRKEFLNKINKCINGLQGFEKLHNIKVGIEPLTLEDDVVTPTLKIKRAKASKFFKETLYQLYEEGSLIKEERL, encoded by the coding sequence ATGTCCACTCGAGACTATGCTCTTACCGATTTGATTGAATCAGATCCTCGTTTCGAGAGcctgaaaataaaattagCTAATTACAGAAAGGGTTCTGATGAATATATTCAGGAACTTTATTCCCAATTGCCACTGACTAGCTGGCCAAACTATAAGAGGTATCTGAAGAAACAAGCCGCTGCAACTCCGAATTCTGATAATAAAGCTGGGTTTAGCCCTATTTATAGGAGTTCTCTTTCTTCGGAACATTTGATCAGTTGCGTTGACAAAAACCTAAAAACTGCCTACGACCATTTCATGTTTTCAGTGAGGAACTGGCCTCAACGAGACTGCTTAGGTTCAAGACCATTTGACAAGGCTACAGGTACCTGGGAGGAAACTTACCATTTCGAATCATTCTCTACAGTATCTAAGAAATGCCATTATATTGGAAGTGGTATATTGTCCTTGGTTAACACAAAGAGGAAACGCCAATTGGATGCTAATGACTTTACTGTTGCTATATTGTCCCACAATAACCCTGAATGGGTTTTGACAGATTTGGCTTGTCAAGCTTATTCTTTAACCAATACTGCGTTGTACGAAACTCTAGGTCCTCAAACTTCGGAATACATATTAAACTTAACTGAAGCTCCCATTCTTATTTTTGCCAAATCGAATATGTATCATGTTCTGAAAATGCTACCTGGTATGAAGTTCATCAATACTTTAGTTTGTATGGACAAATTAAGTGACAATGAACTGAAAATGCTAAACGATTCACTTATACCCATCGAGACCAATTctttaaatgaaaaaataacacttttttcattggaCCAAGTAGAGCGGATTGGCAGTCTCAATGAAATTCCTGCAATTCCACCAACTCCGGATTCCTTATATACAATTTCATTCACTTCTGGTACGACAGGCTTACCTAAAGGTGTAGAGATGACCCAGAGAAATATTGCGTCTGGGATAGCATTCGCTTTCTCTACTTTTAGAATTCCACCAgataaaagaaaccaaCAATTATACGATATGTGTTTTCTGCCATTAGCCCATATTTTTGAGAGAATGGTTGTTTTGTATGATTTGGCCATCGGCTTTGGAATAGGATTCTTGCATAAACCAGATCCGACCGTATTAGTAGATGATTTGAAAGTGTTAAAACCCTATGCAGTCGCCCTAGTTCCAAGAATATTAACGCGTTTTGAAGCAGGTATAAAGAACGCTTTGGATAAATCTGCTGTCCAAAGAAACGTGGCAAATACTATTTTGGATTCCAAATCAGCCAGATTTACTACAAAAGGTGGCCCGGATAAGTCGGTTATGAACTCTCTAGTTTATCATCGTGTATTGATCGATAAAATAAGAGAATCTCTGGGTTTGTCTAACAACTCCTTCATAATAACTGGATCAGCCCCAATTTCTAAAGATACTTTACTATTCTTAAGAAGCGCCTTAGATATTGGTATAAGACAAGGTTACGGTTTAACCGAGACATTTGCTGGTGTCTGCTTGAGCGAACCGTTTGAGAAAGATGTTGGATCTTGCGGTGCCATTGGTGTTTCCGCCGAATGTAGATTAAAATCTGTTCCAGAAATGGGATATCATGCCGATAAAGATTTAAAAGGTGAATTACAGCTCCGTGGGCCACAAGTCTTCGAAAGATATTATAAAAATCCCGACGAGACTGCAAAGGCCATTGATCAAGATGGTTGGTTTTCTACCGGAGATGTTGCATTTATTGATGTAAAGGGCCGTATCAATGTCATTGATCGGGTCAagaactttttcaaattagCACACGGTGAATACATCGCACCagaaaagattgaaaacATCTACTTATCATCATGTCCCTATATCACTCAAATATTTGTCTTCGGGGACTCTTTAAAGACATTTTTGATTGGTATTGTGGGCATCGACGTTGATGCTGTTCGATCGACATTAGCTGCAAAACATCCTAAAGTAAGAAAATGGACTGGCGAACAATTGGTAGAGAATttaaatgaagataaaaagTTGAGAAAGGAGTTtttaaacaaaatcaacaagTGCATCAACGGACTACAaggctttgaaaaattacataATATCAAAGTCGGAATTGAGCCTTTAACTCTCGAAGATGATGTTGTAACTCcgactttgaaaattaaGCGTGCCAAGGcctcaaaatttttcaaagagacACTGTACCAGTTATACGAAGAAGGTTCAttaatcaaagaagaaaggctGTAG
- a CDS encoding SRP1/TIP1 family protein, translating to MVKLTSIAAGVAAIAAGVAAAPATTTLSPSDERVNLVELGVYVSDIRAHLAQYYLFQAAHPTETYPVEVAEAVFNYGDFTTMLTGVAADQVTRMITGVPWYSTRLRPAISSALSKDGIYTAVPK from the coding sequence aTGGTCAAATTAACTTCAATCGCTGCTGGTGTTGCCGCCATCGCTGCCGGTGTTGCCGCTGCCCCAGCCACCACCACTCTATCTCCATCCGATGAAAGAGTCAACTTGGTTGAATTGGGTGTCTACGTTTCCGATATTAGAGCTCATTTGGCTCAATACTACTTGTTCCAAGCCGCCCACCCAACTGAAACATACCCAGTTGAAGTTGCTGAAGCTGTTTTCAACTACGGTGATTTCACCACCATGTTGACTGGCGTTGCCGCAGACCAAGTCACCAGAATGATCACTGGTGTCCCATGGTACTCTACCAGATTGAGACCAGCCATCTCTAGTGCTTTGTCCAAGGACGGTATCTACACCGCTGTTCCAAAATAG